In one Nitrososphaera viennensis EN76 genomic region, the following are encoded:
- the pheA gene encoding prephenate dehydratase, giving the protein MPAAASVAFQGERGAFSEMAALQYFSKKGARLVPCKSFADVFSAAEKKKVDFAVIPVENSIEGSVPEVYDLLMQTRLKATGEVYHRVRHCLIANKGVRIKDVRRAYSHPQALGQCRQYLQKKKIEPVPAYDTAGSVKMVKEQGANDAAAIASRRAAELYGMEILEEGIEDRKSNYTRFLVLALSDSSKGARKTDDSQYKTSIIFSVKHVPGALFGILGEFAIRNLNLTKIESRPTKETPWEYNFYVDFEGHAGDRAVKQVLKATKSKTSYLKIIGSYRKAEF; this is encoded by the coding sequence ATGCCGGCCGCTGCAAGCGTCGCCTTCCAGGGAGAGCGCGGGGCGTTCAGCGAGATGGCCGCGCTGCAATATTTCTCAAAGAAGGGCGCCAGGCTTGTGCCGTGCAAGTCCTTTGCAGACGTTTTTTCCGCAGCCGAAAAGAAAAAGGTCGATTTTGCAGTCATACCGGTCGAAAATTCCATAGAGGGAAGCGTGCCGGAAGTCTATGACCTTCTGATGCAGACGCGGCTGAAGGCAACGGGCGAGGTCTACCACAGGGTGCGCCACTGCCTTATTGCCAACAAGGGCGTCAGGATCAAAGACGTCAGGCGGGCGTACTCGCACCCGCAGGCACTGGGCCAGTGCCGGCAGTACCTGCAAAAGAAAAAGATCGAGCCAGTGCCGGCGTACGACACCGCCGGCTCTGTAAAGATGGTAAAGGAGCAGGGCGCCAATGACGCGGCGGCAATAGCAAGCAGGCGCGCGGCAGAGCTGTACGGCATGGAAATCCTCGAGGAGGGCATCGAGGACAGAAAGAGCAACTACACCCGCTTTCTAGTCCTTGCGCTGTCAGACAGTAGCAAGGGTGCCAGAAAAACCGATGATAGCCAGTACAAGACGTCCATCATATTTTCGGTAAAGCACGTGCCGGGCGCGCTCTTTGGCATCCTCGGCGAGTTTGCGATAAGGAACCTGAACCTGACAAAGATCGAGTCGCGGCCTACGAAAGAGACGCCGTGGGAGTACAACTTTTACGTAGACTTTGAAGGGCACGCCGGCGACAGGGCGGTAAAGCAGGTGCTAAAGGCGACGAAGAGCAAGACTTCGTACCTGAAGATCATCGGCTCGTACAGAAAGGCAGAATTCTAG
- a CDS encoding nucleotidyl transferase AbiEii/AbiGii toxin family protein encodes MLFGIASSAASDSLAFKGGTALSKVYFPGKWRLSEDLDFTTVGDSEMVVLGTGVMYEVPGIVKKESGIDIEMKGDPLANPEFFRGKIKYTGPLSKNHIKIEISSEQFVGKVVRKSVPHAYDYPRFEVNVYVLDNLLAEKMRAIIERGKIRDYYDVWRLLKTCKFDKQELKELFLQKCKSKGVTFTGIEQMFPADIVKKLEPYLDTWLTRLNPEPLPELETILAAI; translated from the coding sequence ATATTATTCGGAATAGCATCAAGCGCTGCTTCAGATTCCTTGGCATTCAAGGGCGGGACCGCACTGTCCAAGGTGTACTTTCCCGGCAAATGGCGTCTTTCCGAGGATCTAGACTTTACCACTGTTGGTGACAGCGAGATGGTGGTTTTGGGTACAGGCGTAATGTACGAGGTACCAGGGATCGTAAAGAAGGAAAGTGGAATAGACATAGAGATGAAGGGGGATCCACTTGCTAATCCAGAATTCTTCCGTGGTAAGATCAAGTATACAGGACCATTAAGCAAGAACCATATCAAAATTGAAATCTCTAGTGAACAGTTTGTTGGCAAGGTCGTAAGAAAGTCGGTTCCCCACGCGTATGATTATCCGAGATTTGAAGTCAATGTCTATGTGCTTGATAACCTGCTTGCAGAAAAGATGAGGGCAATCATTGAACGTGGAAAGATAAGGGATTACTATGACGTATGGAGGCTGCTAAAGACTTGCAAGTTCGATAAGCAAGAGTTGAAAGAGCTTTTCCTTCAGAAATGCAAGTCAAAAGGAGTTACCTTTACCGGCATAGAACAGATGTTTCCGGCAGACATTGTAAAGAAACTCGAACCATACCTTGACACATGGCTTACCAGACTTAACCCTGAACCTCTGCCTGAGCTTGAGACAATCTTGGCAGCCATTTAG
- the guaB gene encoding IMP dehydrogenase codes for MDFREGLTFDDVLLVPKRSPVVSRSQTDLRTKLSRNISLNIPLISANMDSVTESQMAIALAREGGIGIIHRFMTIEDQVDEVLKVKRSESVVIEQPYTVKSSTTVAELYKHMAEYGVSGLLVEDGGKLAGIITRRDITFEKNMKRRVSELMTKNVITAKAGTTIEQAKEILHKHRIEKLPLVDDKGRIAGLITSKDILKMDQYPHAAKDRKGRLLVGAAVGVKGDYLERTEALLEAGADTIVVDIAHGHSENALNTVHMIKKAFPSCDLIAGNVATGDGARDLIKAGVDAVKVGVGSGSICITRVVTGSGVPQLTAVIDAVKAAREYDIPVISDGGIRTSGDLTKALAAGASSAMIGGMFGGTDESPGKTLVKNGKKYKMYRGMASYMASLGRKYRQEGPEVVDSDDLNDYVPEGVEAMVPYKGSVVEIVRQLAGGLRSGLSYCGAKTIPEMQRNAEFVRITGAGFIESQPHDVDVM; via the coding sequence TTGGATTTTAGAGAAGGTCTGACGTTTGACGACGTTCTTCTCGTTCCTAAACGCTCGCCTGTAGTCTCAAGGTCACAGACGGACCTGAGGACAAAGCTGTCGCGCAACATCAGCCTCAACATACCGCTCATTTCAGCCAACATGGACTCGGTGACCGAGTCCCAGATGGCAATAGCGCTTGCACGGGAGGGCGGCATCGGGATCATCCACCGCTTCATGACAATCGAGGACCAGGTGGACGAGGTCCTGAAGGTGAAGAGGTCAGAGTCGGTGGTGATAGAGCAGCCGTACACCGTAAAGTCAAGCACGACCGTGGCAGAGCTTTACAAGCACATGGCCGAGTACGGGGTCTCTGGGCTCCTGGTGGAGGACGGGGGGAAACTTGCCGGCATCATCACAAGGCGCGACATCACGTTTGAGAAAAACATGAAGCGCAGGGTGTCAGAGCTCATGACCAAGAACGTCATAACGGCCAAGGCCGGCACCACGATAGAGCAGGCAAAGGAGATCCTGCACAAGCACCGCATAGAGAAACTGCCGCTGGTAGACGACAAGGGCAGGATTGCGGGCCTGATAACAAGCAAGGACATCTTGAAGATGGACCAGTACCCGCACGCGGCAAAGGACAGGAAGGGCCGGCTCCTTGTCGGCGCGGCGGTAGGGGTAAAGGGCGACTATTTAGAGCGCACGGAGGCGCTCCTTGAGGCAGGCGCAGACACGATTGTGGTAGACATTGCGCACGGCCACAGCGAAAATGCTCTGAACACCGTGCACATGATAAAGAAGGCTTTTCCAAGCTGCGACCTCATCGCAGGCAACGTGGCGACAGGCGACGGCGCCCGAGACCTGATAAAGGCAGGAGTCGACGCAGTCAAGGTCGGGGTCGGCTCTGGCTCTATATGCATCACGAGGGTCGTGACGGGGTCAGGCGTCCCGCAGCTCACCGCGGTGATAGACGCGGTCAAGGCGGCAAGGGAGTACGACATTCCCGTCATATCTGACGGGGGCATCCGCACGTCAGGCGACCTCACAAAAGCGCTTGCGGCAGGCGCGTCGTCTGCCATGATCGGGGGCATGTTCGGGGGCACCGACGAGAGCCCCGGCAAGACGCTTGTCAAGAACGGCAAGAAATACAAGATGTACCGCGGAATGGCGTCCTACATGGCGTCTCTCGGCCGCAAGTACCGCCAGGAGGGCCCGGAGGTCGTGGATTCTGACGACCTCAACGACTATGTCCCGGAGGGGGTCGAGGCGATGGTGCCCTACAAGGGAAGCGTGGTCGAGATCGTGCGCCAGCTTGCAGGCGGCCTGCGCTCCGGCCTGAGCTACTGCGGCGCCAAGACCATCCCCGAGATGCAAAGAAACGCCGAGTTTGTCAGGATAACCGGCGCCGGCTTTATCGAGAGCCAGCCCCACGACGTCGACGTGATGTAA
- a CDS encoding DUF6659 family protein, giving the protein MDFAKICDQVFALDDDIRYAGVIDDMGALVAGGMKKGIDSLTDQSNEELYLAQTALRKSMRQRFDNTLGKARFAYVERDRVSILTFYMNGHTLVVTLEPNLDSHTAMDIAKDTLDLLNGGSS; this is encoded by the coding sequence ATGGATTTTGCAAAGATTTGCGACCAGGTATTTGCGCTTGACGACGACATCAGGTACGCCGGCGTGATTGACGACATGGGCGCGCTCGTTGCCGGCGGCATGAAAAAGGGGATCGACTCGCTGACCGACCAGTCAAACGAAGAGCTGTACCTTGCGCAGACTGCGCTCCGCAAGTCCATGAGGCAGAGGTTTGACAACACGCTTGGAAAGGCGCGCTTTGCCTACGTCGAGCGGGACAGGGTCTCCATCCTGACGTTCTACATGAACGGCCACACGCTTGTCGTGACTCTGGAGCCCAACCTTGACTCGCACACGGCGATGGACATTGCCAAGGACACGCTGGACCTCCTCAACGGCGGAAGCAGCTGA
- the guaA gene encoding glutamine-hydrolyzing GMP synthase → MDKIVVLDFGSQYSHLICRRIREANVYCELVPYNTPAKALKEMDPKGIIFSGGPASVYAKGAPKPDRQIFAMGKPILGICYGHQVLVDNFGGKVKRAASREYGRAGLKIDDDSDLFKNLDTSINCWMSHGDAAEKVPDGFKVIGHTENSQSAAIGDHERKMYGIQFHPEVVHTERGMQILKNFAQEISGAKPEWDMQSFIDTTVKEIREQVGKDKRVLAAVSGGIDSTTVAALMHRAIGKQLSCVFINHGLLRQDEEKEVVRLFKEHLGIDLIYVNAEKRFLSRLKGVTDPEKKRKIIGDQFAKEFVTVAKKHGPFQWLAQGTLYPDVIESGVSKGPAAVIKTHHNVGGLPKWLKLQVIEPLRFLYKDEVRKVAKLLEVPDELLKRHPFPGPGLAVRIIGAITPEKTRIAKHASKIVEDELKAAGYYDKVWQAYAAVGDDRAVGVLGDERVYGHVVMVRVVESIDAMTADWTRLPYDVIERISNRITNEVEGATWVTYAVSSKPPATIEPQ, encoded by the coding sequence ATAGACAAGATCGTCGTCCTCGACTTTGGCTCGCAGTACAGCCACCTGATATGCAGGAGGATAAGGGAGGCTAACGTGTACTGCGAACTCGTGCCGTACAACACGCCGGCAAAGGCGCTCAAGGAGATGGACCCAAAGGGCATCATTTTTTCCGGCGGGCCGGCAAGCGTGTACGCCAAGGGCGCGCCCAAGCCGGACAGGCAGATATTTGCGATGGGCAAGCCGATACTTGGCATCTGCTACGGCCACCAGGTGCTTGTCGACAACTTTGGCGGCAAGGTGAAAAGGGCGGCAAGCAGGGAGTACGGCAGGGCAGGGCTAAAGATAGACGACGATTCCGACCTTTTCAAGAACCTTGACACCAGCATCAACTGCTGGATGAGCCACGGCGACGCGGCGGAAAAGGTGCCGGACGGATTCAAGGTGATCGGCCACACCGAGAACTCGCAGTCGGCTGCAATCGGCGACCACGAGAGGAAGATGTACGGCATCCAGTTCCACCCGGAGGTGGTGCACACCGAGCGGGGCATGCAGATCCTGAAGAACTTTGCGCAGGAGATAAGCGGCGCAAAACCCGAGTGGGACATGCAGAGCTTTATCGACACCACCGTCAAGGAAATCAGGGAGCAGGTGGGAAAAGACAAGCGCGTGCTTGCCGCGGTGAGCGGGGGCATCGACTCGACGACGGTTGCCGCGCTCATGCACAGGGCGATTGGAAAGCAGTTGTCGTGCGTGTTCATCAACCACGGCCTCCTCAGGCAGGACGAGGAAAAGGAGGTGGTCAGGCTGTTCAAGGAGCACCTTGGAATCGACCTCATCTACGTCAACGCTGAAAAGCGCTTTCTGTCAAGGCTAAAGGGCGTCACCGACCCGGAGAAAAAGCGCAAGATAATCGGCGACCAGTTTGCGAAGGAGTTTGTAACGGTTGCGAAAAAGCACGGGCCGTTCCAGTGGCTTGCGCAGGGAACGCTGTACCCGGACGTGATTGAAAGCGGCGTGTCAAAAGGCCCGGCCGCCGTGATAAAGACGCACCACAACGTGGGCGGCCTGCCAAAGTGGCTGAAGCTGCAGGTGATAGAGCCGTTGCGCTTTCTGTACAAGGACGAGGTGAGGAAGGTTGCAAAGCTGCTCGAGGTGCCGGACGAATTGCTAAAGAGGCACCCGTTCCCCGGGCCGGGCCTCGCCGTCAGGATAATCGGCGCGATAACCCCTGAAAAGACGAGGATTGCCAAGCACGCAAGCAAGATTGTCGAAGACGAGCTAAAGGCTGCAGGGTATTACGACAAGGTGTGGCAGGCTTATGCGGCTGTAGGCGACGACAGGGCTGTCGGCGTACTGGGCGACGAGCGCGTGTACGGCCACGTCGTGATGGTGCGCGTCGTCGAGTCGATTGACGCCATGACTGCCGACTGGACGCGCCTGCCGTACGACGTGATAGAGCGCATCAGCAACAGGATCACAAACGAGGTGGAAGGGGCGACGTGGGTCACGTATGCGGTGTCAAGCAAGCCGCCGGCCACGATAGAGCCGCAGTAA
- a CDS encoding valine--tRNA ligase — MEPKIQTKSWNHEIESAILKKWQDEDTYRFETMNGEKPAFVIDTPPPYPSGKPWHIGAAAHYAQIDMIARTARMSGKNVLFPIGIDRNGLPVEIYTEKKYKVRMRQMDRQKFLDLCKGALDDLEAEMLQIMKNMGLSGDFAHYYRTDSDEYRALTQATFIELWKRGLVYLANRPNNYCPDCGTTIADAEIIHDDLPTKLVHMKFRVANNNSDDQIIIASTRPELLFACQAVIVNPEDERYLDYQGKSVVLPLFNREVPIKTHHSARPEFGSGAVMVCSYGDQNDVQVFRELGLKEIVALNENGITTEAAGAYAGLRVNQARTKVIEDLKAANLIEKEEGIMHRTPLCERSKTPIEIIPLHDYYVKQLDYVPQLRELAMQLKFHPEMHRQILLNWLDSVAIDWPVSRRRFYGTEIPIWYCNSCRTPLLPEPGKYYRPWKESPPFEKCPKCGHTEFTGEDRTFDTWMDSSISPLFVTKFGRDQKLFDYAYPAALRPQAKDIIRTWLHYTMLRCVQLTGKMPWTDAWIMGYGVDEKGEKMSKSKGNVIDPFPVIQQYGADTFRFWSASEANLGYDFRCSEQRIAGSQKFLSKLWNVGRFLSSFDVVKERPAQLEATDRWILAELARLVEECKRGYDEYNFFVPANAIRDFTWNVFAAHYIEMVKGRAYDPGQQGHASALYTLHRVFSTILLLLAPITPFISEELWTKMYSKKSSIHHQQMPYAAGEGQQDLEFAKYTKAITDFNSQVWNKKKETVSKETGKPMSLKDPIEIAVPDELKPFAADLASMHNLISK, encoded by the coding sequence ATGGAACCCAAGATACAGACCAAGTCGTGGAACCACGAGATTGAAAGCGCGATACTGAAAAAGTGGCAGGACGAGGACACGTACCGCTTTGAAACAATGAATGGTGAAAAGCCGGCGTTTGTCATTGACACGCCGCCCCCGTACCCGTCGGGCAAGCCGTGGCACATTGGCGCTGCCGCCCATTACGCTCAGATAGACATGATAGCACGGACAGCTAGGATGTCCGGCAAGAACGTGCTTTTCCCCATAGGCATCGACCGGAACGGCCTGCCGGTGGAAATCTACACCGAGAAAAAGTACAAGGTGCGCATGCGCCAGATGGACAGGCAGAAATTCCTTGACCTGTGCAAGGGCGCGCTCGACGACCTGGAAGCCGAGATGCTCCAGATAATGAAGAACATGGGGCTTTCCGGCGACTTTGCGCATTACTACCGCACCGACTCTGACGAGTACCGGGCATTGACGCAGGCCACCTTTATCGAGCTGTGGAAGCGCGGGCTCGTGTACCTGGCAAACAGGCCAAACAACTACTGCCCGGACTGCGGCACCACGATTGCAGACGCCGAGATAATCCATGACGACCTGCCGACAAAGCTGGTGCACATGAAGTTCCGGGTCGCAAATAATAACTCTGATGATCAGATTATAATCGCATCGACAAGGCCCGAGCTCCTCTTTGCGTGCCAGGCAGTCATCGTAAACCCGGAGGACGAGCGCTACCTCGACTACCAGGGCAAGAGCGTCGTCCTGCCATTGTTCAACAGGGAGGTGCCAATCAAGACGCACCATTCTGCAAGGCCGGAGTTTGGCTCTGGCGCCGTGATGGTGTGCAGCTATGGCGACCAGAACGACGTGCAGGTGTTCCGCGAGCTGGGCCTGAAGGAGATAGTGGCGCTCAACGAAAACGGCATAACGACAGAGGCGGCAGGCGCGTACGCCGGCCTTCGCGTCAACCAGGCGCGCACCAAGGTCATCGAGGACCTGAAAGCCGCAAACCTCATAGAAAAGGAGGAGGGCATCATGCACCGGACTCCGCTGTGCGAGCGCAGCAAGACGCCAATTGAAATCATCCCCCTGCACGACTATTACGTCAAGCAGCTTGATTATGTGCCGCAGCTGCGCGAACTGGCGATGCAGCTGAAATTCCACCCCGAGATGCACAGACAGATCCTGCTCAACTGGCTGGACTCTGTCGCAATCGACTGGCCGGTCTCCCGGAGGCGCTTTTACGGCACCGAGATACCGATATGGTACTGCAACTCTTGCAGGACGCCACTCCTGCCAGAGCCTGGAAAATACTATCGCCCCTGGAAGGAAAGCCCGCCATTTGAAAAGTGCCCGAAATGCGGCCACACGGAATTCACGGGCGAGGACAGGACGTTTGACACGTGGATGGACTCGTCAATCAGCCCGCTCTTTGTGACGAAATTTGGCAGGGACCAGAAACTGTTCGACTATGCGTACCCTGCAGCCCTCCGTCCGCAGGCCAAGGACATCATCCGGACGTGGCTCCACTACACGATGCTGCGCTGCGTGCAGCTGACAGGCAAGATGCCGTGGACCGACGCGTGGATAATGGGCTACGGCGTCGACGAAAAGGGGGAAAAGATGAGCAAGAGCAAGGGAAACGTCATCGACCCGTTCCCGGTGATACAGCAGTACGGCGCCGACACGTTCCGGTTCTGGTCGGCAAGCGAGGCCAACCTCGGCTACGATTTCCGCTGCTCCGAGCAGCGCATAGCCGGCTCGCAAAAGTTCCTGTCGAAACTGTGGAACGTGGGCAGGTTCCTCTCGTCGTTTGATGTCGTAAAGGAGCGGCCGGCGCAGCTTGAGGCGACTGACAGGTGGATACTGGCAGAGCTTGCCCGGCTTGTGGAAGAGTGCAAACGCGGCTATGACGAATACAACTTTTTCGTGCCTGCAAACGCGATCCGCGATTTCACGTGGAACGTCTTTGCCGCCCACTATATCGAGATGGTGAAGGGGAGGGCGTACGACCCTGGCCAGCAGGGCCACGCCTCGGCGCTCTACACGCTGCACAGGGTGTTCTCGACTATCCTGCTGCTGCTTGCGCCAATAACACCGTTCATCTCGGAAGAGCTCTGGACAAAAATGTATTCAAAAAAGAGCAGCATCCACCACCAGCAGATGCCCTATGCCGCCGGAGAAGGGCAGCAAGACCTGGAATTTGCAAAATACACAAAAGCGATAACCGACTTTAACTCGCAGGTGTGGAACAAAAAGAAAGAGACAGTGTCAAAGGAGACGGGCAAGCCGATGTCGCTCAAGGACCCGATCGAAATAGCAGTGCCGGATGAGCTCAAGCCGTTTGCAGCCGACCTCGCATCTATGCACAACCTGATCTCAAAATGA
- a CDS encoding dihydropteroate synthase, with protein MAKIGSVEIGKGRHVKVMGIINASPESFFKGSVRTGFDEVAQAAREMQGAGAHVIDIGAMSTAPYLDTIIPVEEEIRRLKAAMEAAKSACSLPISVDTPRAEVAEAATKLGADAINDVTGLKYDRRMAQVVAKAGLPVIIGAYSRTPASGRVAGTVRALKESIALAKKAGVRKEMMLVDPSIGFFRAEGKNPFFTKLADGDKTPWYSRDLEVLSSLYKLAALAPVCVSVSRKSFIGHLLNLPAAEQRMVPSVACEVVAAINGASLVRTHSVKETVQALTMLELLRR; from the coding sequence TTGGCGAAAATCGGCAGCGTGGAGATAGGCAAGGGCCGCCACGTCAAGGTGATGGGGATAATCAACGCAAGCCCCGAGTCGTTCTTCAAGGGCTCTGTTCGGACCGGCTTTGACGAGGTTGCGCAGGCTGCAAGGGAGATGCAGGGCGCCGGCGCGCACGTCATCGACATCGGGGCAATGTCCACCGCGCCGTACCTCGACACCATAATCCCTGTCGAAGAAGAGATCAGGCGGCTGAAAGCCGCGATGGAGGCGGCCAAGTCTGCGTGCAGCCTGCCGATTTCAGTCGACACGCCAAGGGCAGAGGTCGCCGAGGCCGCAACAAAACTTGGCGCAGACGCGATAAACGACGTCACCGGCCTAAAGTACGACCGGAGGATGGCGCAGGTTGTTGCCAAAGCCGGCCTGCCGGTGATAATCGGGGCCTACAGCAGGACGCCTGCCTCGGGCAGGGTTGCAGGCACGGTCCGGGCATTGAAGGAAAGCATCGCTCTGGCAAAAAAGGCCGGCGTCAGAAAAGAGATGATGCTAGTAGACCCGTCCATCGGCTTTTTCCGCGCAGAAGGCAAGAACCCCTTTTTCACGAAATTAGCCGACGGCGACAAAACTCCGTGGTACTCCCGCGACCTGGAAGTGCTGTCAAGCTTGTACAAGCTTGCCGCGCTTGCGCCGGTCTGCGTCTCGGTTTCAAGAAAGTCGTTCATCGGCCACCTTCTCAACCTGCCTGCGGCGGAGCAAAGGATGGTCCCCTCTGTCGCGTGCGAGGTGGTTGCAGCAATAAACGGCGCAAGCCTCGTGAGGACCCACAGCGTGAAAGAGACCGTGCAGGCGCTGACCATGCTAGAGTTGCTCAGGCGCTAG
- a CDS encoding zinc-binding dehydrogenase translates to MMKAVPFYQHGPTVDVLRYEDFPDPEPARGQVVIEVEYCGVNHLDIWTRMGIAGKKIKLPHICGCDIVGTVKKSAAGFDAGERVMVYPGASCGKCAHCKAGRENLCSQFAIIGGMSDYNGGYAEKVAVPARNVIRLGKKGPDSKAAATLAVSYLTAWNMLSANGAKKGKSLLVYGAASGVGMATIQLARALGVSTIITTAAGPEKAKFGKKLGAHHVIDRNETKDLAGEVAARLGGGAAAGVDIVIDHVGAATWQTSIASLKPGGRMAVCGMTSGNDATVPVRMFYSKQVTMTGALLGTKAQLVQLLKLVQARRIKPVIDSVFPLEEAAQAQDRMEKGLHSGKILLSCFRR, encoded by the coding sequence ATGATGAAGGCGGTGCCCTTTTACCAGCACGGGCCGACGGTGGATGTACTGAGGTACGAGGATTTCCCGGACCCCGAGCCGGCAAGGGGGCAAGTTGTAATAGAAGTCGAGTACTGCGGCGTGAACCACCTCGACATCTGGACGAGGATGGGCATCGCCGGCAAAAAGATCAAGCTTCCGCACATATGCGGCTGCGACATTGTCGGCACCGTAAAGAAAAGCGCCGCTGGCTTTGACGCCGGCGAGCGCGTCATGGTATACCCCGGCGCCAGCTGCGGAAAATGCGCGCATTGCAAGGCAGGGCGAGAAAACCTCTGCAGCCAGTTTGCAATCATCGGCGGAATGAGCGACTACAACGGCGGGTACGCGGAAAAGGTGGCAGTGCCGGCAAGAAACGTCATCCGGCTGGGAAAAAAAGGGCCGGACAGCAAGGCCGCGGCTACGCTTGCAGTCTCGTACCTCACGGCGTGGAACATGCTGTCTGCAAACGGCGCAAAAAAGGGCAAGTCCCTCCTCGTGTACGGCGCTGCAAGCGGCGTCGGCATGGCTACGATCCAGCTTGCCCGCGCGCTCGGCGTCTCGACGATCATCACGACCGCGGCTGGTCCTGAAAAAGCGAAATTCGGCAAAAAGCTTGGCGCCCACCATGTCATTGACAGGAACGAGACAAAGGACCTCGCCGGCGAGGTGGCTGCCAGGCTTGGCGGCGGCGCAGCAGCAGGAGTTGACATTGTCATCGACCATGTGGGCGCGGCAACCTGGCAGACGAGCATAGCGTCCCTAAAGCCAGGCGGCAGGATGGCAGTCTGCGGCATGACGTCCGGCAACGACGCGACGGTCCCTGTGCGGATGTTCTACAGCAAGCAGGTAACGATGACAGGCGCGCTCCTGGGGACAAAGGCGCAGCTTGTGCAACTGCTAAAGCTCGTGCAGGCAAGGAGGATCAAGCCCGTCATCGATTCGGTGTTCCCGCTGGAGGAAGCGGCGCAGGCGCAGGACAGGATGGAAAAGGGCCTGCACTCTGGCAAGATCCTGCTCAGCTGCTTCCGCCGTTGA
- a CDS encoding 6-hydroxymethylpterin diphosphokinase MptE-like protein yields MKFVDWFPYYQGIRAEFGYSTEKDQEAARMLSGMIKRKALEPKVLQKKIAGKNVLVLGAGPSLVENTKMIKRNKTFVKIAADGAVQALLENKIKPDIVVTDLDGDSASLQKAAKSGAVMVVHAHGDNTDMLKKLVPKFKKVLGTTQVMPVENVYNFGGFTDGDRCVFLAEEFGAKKIVMVGMDFGSTSAYKDVKDPELKKRKMQAGKRLLETLAKQSRSQLFHASKKPVKGFSPYY; encoded by the coding sequence GTGAAATTCGTCGACTGGTTCCCGTATTACCAAGGAATCCGCGCAGAGTTTGGCTACAGCACAGAGAAGGACCAGGAGGCGGCCAGGATGCTTTCTGGCATGATAAAGAGGAAGGCCCTTGAGCCCAAAGTCCTGCAGAAAAAGATCGCCGGCAAGAACGTGCTTGTCCTTGGCGCGGGCCCGAGCCTGGTTGAAAACACCAAGATGATCAAAAGGAACAAGACTTTTGTAAAGATCGCCGCCGACGGCGCGGTGCAGGCGCTCTTGGAGAACAAGATAAAACCGGACATCGTGGTGACGGATCTTGACGGCGATTCTGCGTCATTGCAAAAGGCGGCCAAGTCAGGCGCGGTGATGGTCGTGCACGCCCACGGGGACAACACCGACATGCTGAAAAAGCTGGTGCCAAAGTTCAAGAAGGTCCTCGGCACGACGCAGGTGATGCCCGTTGAAAACGTCTACAACTTTGGCGGTTTCACGGACGGCGACAGGTGCGTCTTTTTGGCAGAAGAGTTTGGCGCAAAAAAGATAGTGATGGTTGGAATGGACTTTGGCAGTACAAGCGCGTACAAGGACGTCAAGGACCCGGAGCTGAAAAAGCGCAAGATGCAGGCCGGAAAGCGCCTGCTGGAGACGCTTGCCAAGCAGTCGCGCTCGCAGCTGTTCCACGCCTCCAAAAAGCCGGTCAAGGGCTTTTCTCCCTACTACTAA
- a CDS encoding type IV toxin-antitoxin system AbiEi family antitoxin domain-containing protein: MSTQHLKLGAQELRLLFTLEKENKSIFSMRDAKKILGTSDASVWNVIYRLKKKKRIEEIERGKYLLIPARAGYEGLWSEVPFLILPNILNEYYVGFYSALNYWGMTEQVPRVVFVATTKRRRDLEYGPNLFKFVKLSKTRFFGFEEGEMAGTKFKISSREKTVLDCLMYPKYCGGIDEVVKGIWEAKSELDFDKLLEYAKRLGISVVTRRLGYVLEVLNIKKEVADRIASSKFKGFMWLDPLGPKKVIGYSKKYGLIINRSEKELKQWMGY; the protein is encoded by the coding sequence ATGAGCACACAGCACTTAAAACTTGGAGCACAAGAGCTCAGGTTGCTCTTTACTCTTGAGAAAGAAAACAAGAGCATCTTCTCAATGAGAGACGCCAAGAAGATACTTGGGACTTCCGACGCCTCGGTATGGAACGTCATCTACCGCCTCAAGAAAAAGAAGAGGATAGAGGAAATAGAGCGAGGAAAGTACCTGCTCATACCTGCCAGGGCAGGATATGAAGGACTGTGGTCAGAGGTTCCGTTTCTGATACTGCCTAACATCTTGAATGAATACTATGTTGGCTTTTACTCTGCCCTCAATTACTGGGGAATGACAGAGCAGGTGCCGCGTGTAGTGTTTGTTGCCACAACTAAAAGAAGAAGAGACCTGGAATACGGTCCGAATCTCTTCAAATTCGTAAAACTGTCGAAAACAAGGTTCTTTGGATTTGAAGAAGGCGAGATGGCAGGAACCAAGTTCAAGATATCATCTAGAGAAAAGACAGTACTGGACTGCTTGATGTATCCCAAATACTGTGGCGGGATTGATGAGGTTGTAAAAGGCATATGGGAGGCAAAGAGCGAGCTGGACTTTGATAAACTTCTAGAATATGCCAAAAGACTTGGGATTAGCGTCGTGACTAGAAGGCTAGGTTATGTGCTTGAAGTGCTCAACATCAAAAAGGAAGTGGCTGACAGGATAGCCTCTAGCAAATTCAAGGGATTCATGTGGCTTGATCCGCTAGGACCAAAGAAAGTTATTGGATATTCAAAGAAATATGGCTTGATAATCAATAGGTCCGAAAAAGAGCTGAAACAATGGATGGGGTACTAG